The Trinickia acidisoli genome includes a window with the following:
- a CDS encoding CysB family HTH-type transcriptional regulator: MNFQQLRFVREAVRRNLNLTEVANALFTSQSGVSKQIKDLEDELGVDIFVRRGKRLTGLTEPGKAVHQLIERMLLDAENMRRVARQYADEDTGHLVVATTHTQARYALPKVVREFTRAFPKVQLALRQGNPQQIAQMLIDGEADIAISTEALDRFPDILTFPCYSWHHVVVVPKHHPLASRARVTLEDVADYPIVTYDRDFTGRSHIDASFAKVGTLPDVVLTAIDADVIKTYVELGMGVGIVAAMAYDPKRDAELVALDTQHLFEGSTTRVGLRKGAFMRAYAYRFIEMFAPQLSEAGMAGQLREAA, encoded by the coding sequence ATGAACTTCCAGCAGTTGCGCTTCGTGCGCGAAGCGGTGCGCCGCAATTTGAATCTGACCGAGGTGGCCAATGCGTTGTTTACCTCGCAGTCGGGCGTGTCCAAGCAGATCAAAGATCTCGAGGACGAACTCGGCGTCGACATCTTCGTGCGTCGCGGCAAGCGGCTCACGGGGTTGACGGAGCCTGGCAAGGCCGTGCATCAACTGATCGAGCGCATGTTGCTCGACGCGGAGAACATGCGCCGCGTCGCCAGGCAATATGCCGACGAGGACACGGGCCATCTCGTGGTCGCGACGACGCATACGCAGGCGCGTTATGCGCTGCCCAAAGTGGTGCGTGAGTTCACGCGAGCGTTTCCGAAGGTGCAGCTCGCGCTGCGGCAAGGCAATCCGCAGCAGATCGCGCAGATGCTCATCGACGGCGAGGCCGACATCGCGATCTCGACCGAAGCGCTCGATCGCTTCCCCGACATCCTCACGTTTCCGTGCTATTCGTGGCACCACGTCGTCGTCGTGCCGAAGCACCATCCGCTCGCCAGCCGCGCGCGCGTCACGCTCGAGGATGTCGCCGACTATCCGATCGTGACCTACGATCGCGATTTCACGGGGCGCTCGCATATCGACGCGTCGTTCGCCAAGGTGGGCACGCTGCCCGACGTCGTGCTGACCGCGATCGATGCGGACGTCATCAAGACTTACGTCGAGCTCGGGATGGGCGTCGGCATCGTCGCCGCGATGGCCTACGATCCGAAGCGCGATGCCGAACTCGTCGCGCTCGATACGCAGCATTTATTCGAAGGCAGCACGACGCGCGTGGGCTTGCGCAAGGGCGCGTTCATGCGCGCGTACGCTTATCGCTTCATCGAAATGTTCGCCCCGCAGTTGTCCGAAGCGGGCATGGCAGGGCAGTTGCGCGAGGCCGCATAG
- the lexA gene encoding transcriptional repressor LexA, giving the protein MTKLTARQQQVYDLIRHSIEHSGFPPTRAEIAAGLGFSSANSAEEHLRALARKGVIELAAGASRGIRLVASDDMPHQFTLPHPALMQLSLPLVGRVAAGSPILAQEHISQHYACDPALFSSKPDYLLKVRGLSMRDAGILDGDLLAVQRRSEANDGQIIVARLGDDVTVKRLKRRPNGIELIAENPDYENIFVAADSADFALEGIAVGLIRSTEF; this is encoded by the coding sequence ATGACCAAACTCACCGCCCGGCAGCAGCAGGTTTACGATTTGATCCGCCATTCGATCGAGCACAGCGGCTTTCCGCCCACGCGCGCCGAAATCGCGGCGGGGCTCGGCTTTTCCTCGGCCAATTCGGCCGAGGAACATCTGCGAGCGCTGGCGCGCAAGGGCGTGATCGAGTTGGCGGCCGGCGCATCGCGGGGCATCCGGCTGGTGGCGTCCGACGACATGCCGCATCAGTTCACGTTGCCACATCCGGCATTGATGCAGTTGTCTCTGCCGCTCGTGGGCCGCGTCGCGGCCGGTAGCCCCATCCTCGCGCAGGAGCACATCTCGCAGCACTATGCGTGCGACCCGGCGCTCTTTTCGAGCAAGCCCGACTACCTGTTGAAGGTACGCGGCCTGTCGATGCGCGACGCCGGCATTCTCGACGGCGATTTGCTCGCCGTGCAACGACGCAGCGAAGCGAACGACGGGCAAATCATCGTTGCGCGGCTCGGCGACGACGTCACGGTCAAGCGCCTAAAGCGGCGCCCGAACGGGATCGAGCTCATCGCCGAGAACCCCGATTACGAGAACATCTTCGTTGCGGCCGACAGCGCCGACTTCGCGCTCGAAGGCATTGCGGTCGGCCTGATTCGCTCGACCGAATTCTGA
- a CDS encoding DUF2939 domain-containing protein — protein sequence MTTENRSNARKPLAAAVVVGAVIIVVALAVFAYASPYLVLSKLRDAVQARDAQTIDRYVDYPALRTSLKQQVTQMLSQRVDTEKLQHPLAALGALVGMALVNPLVDAYATPDGVAALLEGLPPQGKPGETPPPVGEEQPQPVQPAQEAPSAPASASEQTAAAPAKGSAGYRDMSTFAVTYTRDTDTPPYSIVFHRRGWFSWQLDAVELAP from the coding sequence ATGACAACTGAAAACCGCTCCAACGCCCGAAAACCGCTGGCAGCCGCCGTCGTGGTGGGCGCCGTGATCATTGTGGTCGCCCTGGCCGTCTTCGCTTACGCATCGCCCTACCTCGTGTTGAGCAAGCTGCGCGATGCCGTGCAGGCACGCGACGCGCAAACGATCGATCGCTACGTCGACTATCCGGCGCTGCGAACGAGCCTCAAGCAACAAGTGACCCAGATGTTGAGTCAGCGAGTCGATACGGAAAAGCTCCAGCATCCGCTTGCCGCGCTCGGCGCGCTCGTCGGCATGGCGCTCGTCAATCCGCTCGTCGATGCGTATGCCACGCCCGATGGCGTCGCAGCCTTGCTCGAAGGGCTGCCGCCGCAAGGGAAACCAGGCGAGACGCCGCCGCCTGTCGGCGAGGAGCAACCACAGCCAGTGCAGCCGGCGCAAGAAGCGCCCTCGGCACCTGCTTCGGCTTCGGAACAAACGGCTGCGGCGCCCGCCAAGGGCAGCGCCGGCTATCGAGACATGAGCACGTTTGCCGTCACCTATACGCGCGACACCGACACCCCGCCCTACAGCATCGTCTTTCATCGCCGCGGGTGGTTCTCGTGGCAACTCGATGCCGTCGAACTCGCGCCATAG
- a CDS encoding universal stress protein yields MASYKKILLCYDGSREGRKALRCGADLALDLKAETHLLSVVDMRTSIAQSAGLLTDVACGRFEDAAREILQEGVDWLTERGVQAHGHFAFGHPIDEITNLADQLKVDLIVVGHRARSGLSRWWMGAGNTQLLDRVSCSILVAVSAPHEQEDASMAAAMAHAGGPGG; encoded by the coding sequence ATGGCAAGCTACAAAAAAATCCTATTGTGCTATGACGGCTCGCGCGAGGGCCGCAAAGCGTTGCGATGCGGTGCCGACCTCGCGCTCGACCTGAAGGCGGAAACGCACTTGCTGTCCGTCGTCGACATGCGTACGAGCATTGCCCAAAGCGCTGGGCTCCTGACGGACGTTGCGTGCGGCCGTTTCGAGGACGCCGCGCGGGAAATCCTGCAGGAAGGCGTCGATTGGCTGACGGAGCGTGGCGTACAAGCGCACGGGCACTTTGCGTTCGGCCATCCGATCGACGAAATTACCAATCTTGCCGATCAGCTAAAAGTCGACCTCATTGTCGTCGGCCATCGCGCACGCAGCGGGCTGTCGCGATGGTGGATGGGGGCCGGCAACACGCAGCTTCTCGACCGCGTTTCGTGCAGCATCCTCGTTGCGGTTTCGGCACCGCACGAGCAAGAGGACGCCAGCATGGCTGCGGCCATGGCGCATGCCGGCGGTCCAGGCGGCTAA
- the nodI gene encoding nodulation factor ABC transporter ATP-binding protein NodI, producing MSNNAIEFRDVVKHYGDKAVVDGLSFHVRAGECFGLLGPNGAGKTTTLKMLLGLVEPDCGAIALCGQSIPSGARFARQRVGVVPQFDNLDPDFSVRENLLVFGRYYGLSPSKTRAMVPDLLEFARLESKADARVGELSGGMRRRLTLARALINDPDALILDEPTTGLDPQARHLIWDRLRSLLARGKTILLTTHFMEEAERLCDRLCIIEEGRKIAEGAPSALVAKEIGCDVIEVYGPDPATLRDELAPFATRTEISGETLFCYVRDPAPVNERLAGRSGLRYVHRPANLEDVFLRLTGREMQD from the coding sequence ATGTCCAATAACGCCATCGAATTTCGCGACGTGGTGAAGCACTATGGCGATAAAGCCGTCGTCGACGGCTTGTCGTTTCACGTCCGTGCCGGCGAATGCTTCGGCCTACTCGGCCCCAATGGCGCGGGCAAAACCACCACGCTGAAGATGCTGCTCGGCCTCGTCGAGCCCGACTGCGGAGCGATCGCGCTATGCGGGCAAAGCATTCCGTCCGGCGCCCGCTTCGCGCGCCAGCGAGTCGGGGTCGTCCCACAGTTCGACAATCTCGACCCCGATTTCAGCGTACGAGAAAATCTGCTCGTGTTCGGCCGCTACTACGGTTTATCGCCGAGCAAAACCCGCGCCATGGTTCCGGATCTGCTTGAATTCGCACGCCTGGAAAGCAAAGCCGACGCGCGCGTCGGCGAGCTTTCCGGCGGCATGAGACGCCGTCTGACGCTCGCTCGCGCGTTGATCAACGATCCCGACGCGCTGATTCTCGACGAGCCGACGACCGGCCTCGACCCACAGGCGCGCCATTTGATCTGGGATCGATTGCGGTCGCTGCTCGCGCGGGGCAAGACGATCCTGCTGACAACGCATTTCATGGAAGAAGCGGAGCGGCTCTGCGATCGGCTGTGCATCATCGAGGAGGGGCGCAAAATCGCCGAGGGGGCGCCGAGCGCATTGGTGGCGAAGGAAATCGGCTGCGACGTCATCGAAGTCTACGGTCCCGATCCGGCGACGTTGCGCGACGAACTCGCGCCGTTCGCGACCCGTACCGAGATCAGCGGCGAAACGCTATTTTGTTACGTCCGGGACCCGGCGCCGGTCAACGAGCGTCTGGCGGGCCGCTCGGGCTTGCGGTACGTGCACCGCCCGGCCAATCTCGAAGACGTGTTTCTGCGGCTGACGGGACGTGAAATGCAGGATTGA
- a CDS encoding ABC transporter permease, giving the protein MDAPPYDTRGRARDTAKTERASRWRLALPANATNWIAVWRRNYLVWRKLAAASMLGNLADPMIYLFGLGFGLGLMVGHVDGVSYIAFLAAGTVGSSVMMSATFESMYSGFSRMHVQRTWEAIMHTPLTLGDIVVGEIIWAASKAVLSGAAIMLVAGVLGYARFPSMLLALPVVALAGLSFASLAMIVTALAPSYDFFMFYQTLVLTPMLLLSGVFFPLAQLPQAVRRVAAILPLEHAVELIRAAMLGRPIDEIAVHLAVLAAYSIVPFFVCAVLFRRRLMR; this is encoded by the coding sequence ATGGATGCCCCTCCTTACGATACGCGCGGGCGGGCGCGCGACACCGCCAAAACCGAGCGCGCGAGCCGCTGGCGGCTTGCGCTGCCGGCCAACGCAACGAACTGGATCGCGGTTTGGCGACGCAACTATCTCGTTTGGCGCAAGCTGGCGGCGGCGTCGATGCTAGGCAATCTGGCCGATCCGATGATCTACCTGTTCGGCTTAGGCTTCGGACTCGGCTTGATGGTGGGCCACGTCGACGGGGTCTCCTACATTGCATTCTTGGCCGCAGGCACGGTCGGCTCGAGCGTGATGATGTCGGCCACATTCGAGTCGATGTATTCGGGCTTTTCGCGCATGCACGTGCAACGAACGTGGGAAGCGATCATGCATACGCCGCTCACGCTCGGGGACATCGTCGTCGGAGAAATCATTTGGGCGGCGAGCAAGGCGGTGTTGTCGGGGGCGGCCATCATGCTCGTCGCCGGCGTGCTCGGCTATGCGCGGTTTCCGTCGATGCTGCTCGCGCTGCCTGTCGTCGCGCTCGCCGGGCTCTCGTTCGCAAGCCTCGCGATGATCGTGACGGCGCTTGCCCCGTCGTACGACTTCTTCATGTTTTACCAGACGCTCGTGCTTACGCCGATGCTGTTGCTCTCAGGGGTGTTCTTTCCGCTCGCGCAATTGCCCCAGGCCGTCCGTCGCGTCGCCGCGATCCTGCCGCTCGAACATGCGGTCGAATTGATCCGCGCGGCCATGCTGGGACGTCCCATCGACGAAATCGCGGTACATCTGGCGGTGCTGGCCGCTTATTCGATCGTACCGTTCTTCGTCTGCGCCGTACTGTTTAGGCGCAGATTGATGCGATGA
- a CDS encoding helix-turn-helix transcriptional regulator produces the protein MNAIEIGQVASKVNLSQATIYRMIVEGAFPRPFPFGVGGTAWSEGDIDAWLQARKDEQPAPAPTRASRADHGNAIEAVSPVIDQSISVDAIAERLFAQFEARMQRTVPFEHALWSTKEIGE, from the coding sequence ATGAACGCCATCGAAATCGGGCAGGTCGCATCAAAGGTGAACCTAAGCCAAGCCACCATCTACCGGATGATTGTTGAGGGCGCCTTCCCGCGGCCATTTCCTTTTGGCGTGGGCGGCACCGCATGGAGTGAGGGCGATATCGATGCATGGCTCCAAGCGCGCAAGGACGAGCAACCCGCGCCCGCTCCAACTCGAGCGTCACGTGCAGACCACGGCAACGCAATCGAAGCGGTATCGCCCGTCATCGATCAATCAATTTCCGTCGACGCTATCGCGGAAAGGCTATTCGCACAATTCGAGGCGCGGATGCAAAGGACGGTTCCCTTCGAGCACGCCCTTTGGTCGACAAAGGAGATCGGCGAGTAG
- a CDS encoding type II toxin-antitoxin system HicA family toxin, with the protein MNSKQRKTLGAIFAKPTQGGIVFTDIESLVRALGGEVLEREGSRVKIALNGQEWRCHRPHPGKEARKYQVEEAREFFERAGVKP; encoded by the coding sequence ATGAACAGCAAACAACGCAAAACGCTCGGAGCGATCTTCGCGAAGCCGACTCAAGGCGGCATCGTGTTCACCGACATCGAATCGCTTGTTCGGGCGCTTGGCGGTGAGGTGCTGGAGCGCGAAGGATCACGCGTCAAGATCGCCCTGAATGGTCAGGAATGGCGCTGCCACCGGCCGCATCCTGGCAAAGAAGCCCGCAAATATCAGGTCGAAGAAGCGCGCGAATTTTTCGAACGTGCTGGAGTGAAACCATGA
- a CDS encoding type II toxin-antitoxin system HicB family antitoxin, translating to MNTMIYKGYTARIDFDDRDNIFVGRVLGVSSIISFHGETVKQLQKEFKVAVDDFLADCEERGVAPEKPASGKLMLRIRPEVHAAVSVAAQASGKSINQWADEVLERAAHA from the coding sequence ATGAACACGATGATCTACAAGGGCTATACAGCCCGTATCGATTTCGATGATCGAGACAACATCTTCGTCGGGCGCGTGCTTGGCGTGAGTTCGATCATCAGCTTTCACGGCGAGACCGTGAAGCAGTTGCAGAAGGAATTTAAGGTCGCCGTCGACGATTTTTTGGCCGACTGCGAGGAACGCGGCGTCGCGCCTGAAAAGCCAGCCTCAGGAAAGCTGATGCTGCGCATCCGGCCCGAAGTTCACGCTGCCGTCAGCGTCGCCGCCCAGGCCAGCGGCAAGAGCATCAACCAGTGGGCCGACGAGGTACTAGAAAGGGCCGCACACGCGTAA